The genomic segment GGAAGAAAAGTTCTAAACATGAATCAATTCCATAGTTTGGGACACCTTAACGAAAGAGGAGGGCAAAAATGCCGAATACGACAAAACGTCCGGCGGGAAAGAATCATCCTGCGGATATCCAAAATGCCAATAAAGGAACTAACGGAACCAATATTACGTATGATAAAAATCAAGGTAATCGCGGCGCTCAGTTGAATCCGAATCATGCGCCTAATAACAACGGACAGAGTAAGTAGGAGATATTGATAATGAATACTATAAAAAAATACATCTCCGTTATAAGCGCCGTTTTATTACTCTGCGCCGCTATTGGATGTAAGGGGCCTGTTAATAATCCTAAGCAAACACCAACACCAACACCAACACCAACACCAACACCAACACCAACACCAACACCTACACCTACACCTACACCTACACCTACACCTACGCCTACACCTACACCTACACCTACGCCTACACCTACTCCGACGCCTACACCTACTGCAAACGGGGCGTATGCGCCGACGGATGTAAAGGTTGAACTTAATAGTAATACAGTGAATGGAATAACTATTTCGTGGACAAGTACCGGCGCAAAAACCTACAGGGTTTATTATAACACAAGCAACGATTCAGCTACGGCAAAAGTTTTGACCGATTATACGTTTTCATCATCACAGTACTCCACCACATTATCGACGACAGGGACGTACTATTTTTGGGTAAGGGCCGCCGACGATTTTACATCATCAAGCAGTTTGAGCAGTTTTAGTAATGTTGCCTCATTATCGTTTACGTATACGGACATGCAAGTACCGTCTAACGTACAAATAGAGCTTTCAACATCAAAGCTCAATACGGTTACAGTGAGCTGGACTACAACCGGAGCAAAATACTATCGGGTTTATTATGGGACAACCAATGATACGGCATCTGCCATATTATTAAGCGACACGGTTTTATCACCAAGTTATTCTAAGACTTTTTCGGCTTCCGGTACATATTATTTCTGGGTGAAAAGCGCCAACGGATTTCTTGCTACGAGTGCCGCAAGTGATTTTAGCTCTGTCGTGAGTTATAATTTTGTTCACCAAAATTTACCGGTACCGGCAAACCTTACCGCTGCAAAAGATGGCGCCGGAGAATATTCGGGAATAAAGCTTACGTGGGATTCCACCGGAAGCGCTTATTATCATGTATACTGGGGAACGGCGGATGATATATCGGCTGCAACAGTGCTTGATAGATTTGTGTTAACCAACTCTACGCGAGTGTATGCAAAGCACAACCATCTCGTTTCCGGTACGACGTATTATTTCTGGGTAAAAAGCGCCGACGGTTATAACACCGATGATAATACAAGCGCCTTTAGCGCTGTTGCTTCATATACGTGGACGGAATAAGGCCTTAGGTAGCCTGTTCCGAAACGGAAGTCTCGGAACAGGTTTACTCTGCATCCTCCGGTTGAGCGGGATTTTCCGGTTGCGGAACCGATACAGGTGCTGCGGCTCCCTGCGTTTCCGGCGTTTGTTCGGAGGGCGCTTGATCGGAGGATGAAGGAACCGTAGACGGAGCAGCTCCGGCATTTGTGTTTGAACCGGAAACAGGCTGCACCGGCCGTACTGAAACGGGTTCCTGCGGAGCCGAACCGAGCGCGAGGCGTATTGTTTCGTATTCGTTCTTATGTCTCATCTTTAAGTATAAAATTTTACTTCCTGCATTATAGGCATAGCCGGAGGAGTTATACATTTCAAAACGGGCATCGCTCCTGAACGGAATACCATACATCTCAATCCGATAGAAAGACCGAATACCATGCAAGGTAAGATAGTGAGATTGTCCTTCGGGAAAGCGAATCCGCAATACTAAGGTTTTTGAAGTGTTTTCCAGAACCTCGATGTTCTGCGCACAAGTCCACGCCCAAATACCGGCTTCCGCCTGCAACGCGAGCGACTGTGCATGAGGATACCAACTGTTATCCGGCTTTAGCAAAGGATAGAGCATTCCGGCATCCAGCATACCACTGTCATCGGCCGTAATTACCAGCTGTGTCGATTTGCTGCCGGTTACGGTAAACCCTACGGGCAACCCGGCCGATTCTCCTGAGTATCTTAATAAAGAAGTTACCAGCATCCGGGCAACGGACTGCCATACCGAAGATTGCTCTGTTCCGTATCGCATCAATATCCGTGCGGAAGCTAAAGCGGCAACGCTGTCGATATACGTACCGTCATTACTCAAGTACAACCCTTCATCGATCAACAGCAGAGCGTCGGTAATTTTTTTCTCACATAACGGCAGCAAATCTTCAAACAATGTCTTTTGTTCAGGATAGTAATGCGTACAGTCGAGCCATATTTCCAACACGCCCGCAGCCTGCCGTGCATTAAGCTGCGCAGCATCCAGCTTTCCTATCAAGCGGAATAAACCTTCTATGCTGCGCCTAGAGCCGCGATCGGTTAAAAACGGTATTAAGCTGTCTTGTTCAAAAATTTCAAGCGAATTATCCGTGATAAGGGCAGCATATAACTCTCTTTTTTTTGTATCGTCAGCCGCTAAGCCTACATGGGTTTCCTGCACATTATTGTAAAAAGGATTTGAAAGATATGTTCGAACGTTTCGTGCCAGCGTTTGAGCAGGGGCAGTTTCCATCGCTCCGGCAAATTTGCCGCGCTGTCCCATTTCGGCAATATATGCCGTCAACGTTTTCTCCGTTATCCGTTTAGCTGAAAGCGCCTGCGTACCCGCGTGGATGACAGCTGATGAAAAAGTGTTCAGCGCTGCCGTATATGATTCCGCAGAAGCCTGCACCATCGATGGGATAGTTGTGATATCGAGCTCTTCAAGCGGTAAATAAGTTTTGTAAGAGGCAATCGGCTGTGTCTTTGCGAGTACCAGATGAGGCCCTTCCAATTGTGCCGCCGTATTTTCCCCATCCGTGTCAAACCCGAAGCTGCCGGTAAACGTGTATTGTTTTTTACCGGAACGCACAAAAATCTTGCCGTCGGCACGCTCTATACCGGCATTTTGAGTAATCTTCCACGGAAGCAATACTCTTTTTATTCCTTCGGGAAGCACGGCTTCAACCAAGAGGCTATCAACTTCACCCCGTTTTTCTGAAAAAAATGAAATAACCACATCATCAGAACAGTGTACCGAAAAACGCGCTTCCGTTTCATAAAATTGGTAAGATAGTATACGCAAAGGAGAAATCGTGTCCGCTGCATCTACGGCATAGACGGGATTTTGTTCGCTAATATATAAATCAAGCCCATTCGAGACGACATGAAGGGGTAAAAGAGGGAGCGTTTCACCCGCTTCGGTGCGCTCCTGTCTGCCTGTAACGGCCATAGAGCCTAAGGTTAAAGAAAAAGTTTGTCCTTTGGTAAACTGAAGAACAAAAATACCGAAAATAACACTACAATAAAGAACGGTATACGCAATTACTCTGCCGACAATATGCTTCATAGGCTGTTAGTCTAATAAAAGGGGATAATAATTGCAATCCTTCCCTTTGCAAATATACGATGCATCTGCGTTGTCGCATCATTAAAAGTGTACACGGATGTACAACTGTTTAACATAACCGCTAGACCAGATTGAAAAACTTGGGTAGACTAGCGGGGTTATGCAAAAGCGAAAGTCTTTGAGCAGTTCCTTTAGTTTTAGTTAATCACCGTTCCGTAGGAGTTTTCATGAAACATTTGTATAGAAGTATTTCAAAAAAAGCCGTATGTATCTGTCTTGTAATCGGTACGCTTTCCTGCTTGAGCGCACAGAGCGCAAAGCCTCATACACAGTCTAACCGGCAAGTATCCAAAAAGCCCGCAGCCGCCGGCACTACGGCAAAAGCCTCTGAAGAAATTCCTCCGCGAGTTATATTCGGACAGCAGCTCAACACATTATTAAATGAACAAAAAGGGGATGAAGCTATTGCGCTCTTTGAAACACTGCCTGAAGAGGACAGAGATTCTCTTTCCATACGGAATTTAAAGGTAGCGGTATTGGTTTCAACCGGCCGGATAAAGGATGCGGAGGAGACAGCAAAAGCTCTGGAAAAACAATATCCCAACGACCTCAATGTACTGTATACGATGACCATGGTTGCGCAGGCAAAAAACGACAAAAAAATGCGGAAAACTTATTTAAAAAAGATATTAAAACTCGATCCCGATAACGTACAGGCATTACAGGAAGAAGGCGTCGATTTTTACAATCAAGGCAGCTACAAAGAAGCAGGAGAAACATTCAGCAAAATTTTAAAAAAGCATCCGGATAACATTCAAGCATTGATTTGGTGCGGTAAGGTATATTATTTGGATAATAAGATGCCGGAGGCAGAGCAATGCTACCGTACAGCCTTGAAATATCAACCGAAGAATAGCCTTGCAATTGCCGAATTAGCGCGGATAAAATCAGAAACAAACCGCATGGCGGAAGCAATTGAGGATATACAAAAAGCAATTGAGTTGGAGCCTGATGCTGCTCCCCACTGGACAGACCTCGGTTCTTATAATCTGCAAATAGGAAGGAGAGAAGAAGCGCTTGCCGCATTTAACCGCGCCATCGAGCTTGTTCCCGATTCATATTTTATCCATATTTATCTTGCAGGCTTAAACGATGACCTCGGCAATAAAGAGGATGCGATAAAACATTATAAAAAAGTAACTGAACTCTACCCGCAATATTATTTTGCGTATGAAGGTCTCGGTATTTTACTGTTTGAAAAAAAAGATTGGGAAAACTCCCGCAGAGCCTTTGTGAATGCACTGCGTTATGCTCCAACAAACATCTATTACGCATTATCCGCAACGGTATGCAGCTATAAGATGAAGAAAAAAGCTGAGGCAAAAGATTTTATGTCAAAATATCTTAAAACGATAGACCGCACAAAGCGCGAAACCGATTACTATCTTTGCCGTCTCTTTATCGACTTTGCCGGTGATAGCGATGTCAACAACCGAATCACAAAAGTAAAAGACGAAACGGAACGCTTGCGCAAGTTCTTTTATTTAGCCGAATTCTACCGGCTTGCCGGAAAAGGACATCTTGCCGAAAAATTTCTACTCGAAATTAAGACCACACCAACCCCGACTTTTTTTGAATACCGGCTTGCGGTAAGCGAGCTTGCCCCTGATGGGGATAAAACTGCTCAAAAATAGGATACCCCTATGAATCAAACATTGAAACGTATTACCTTAAATGATAAAGAAATCATCTTGCTTGGAACGGCGCATATTTCAAAAGAAAGCATCGATGATGTTGAACAGTGCATTCACGACGAACAGCCTGACTGTGTGTGCGTTGAATTGGATGAACAGCGATACAAAGCGCTTACCGATGAAAAGCAATGGCAGGAACTTGATATTGTCGCAGTACTGAAAAGCGGAAAAGGCTTTTTACTGCTTGCTAATTTAGTGCTTGCTGCTTTTCAGAAACGGATCGGCGCCGATGTCGGGGTTAAGCCGGGGGATGAAATGAAGGCTGCCATTACCGCCGCGAAAGAACTTTCGATTAAAACCGAGCTTGTCGACCGGCCGATTCACATCACGCTCAAACGGGCATGGGCAAAGAACAATCTGTGGGGCAAATCGAAGCTTTTGGCAACGCTGCTCAGCAGCGCTTTTTCCACCGAAAAACTCAGCGCGGACGAGATTGAAGCGCTGAAAGACAAAAGCGAAATGGACAGCATGATGGCGGAAATGGCGGAATATTTGCCGCAGGTAAAAGAAGCCCTCATCGACGAGCGCGACCGATATTTAGCGACAAAAATATGGAATGCGGCAGGAAAGAAAACCGTTGCGGTTCTAGGGGCGGGACACCTTGAAGGTACCGCCGCCTACATTGAAAAACTGCAAAACGGAACAGCGCCGAACGATGTAAGCGATATTGCGGATGTACCGCCGAAAAGCGGTTTTGCAAAAATTTCCGGCTGGATACTCCCAGCGCTGATTGTACTGCTTATCGCAGCGGGATTTATGAAAGGCGGCGTCGCAGTATCGAGCGCTTTACTGGTGCGCTGGCTGCTCTGGAACGGAAGCCTTGCCGCATTCGGCACCTTGCTTGCACTTGGTCACCCGTTAAGCATCATCACCGGCTTTTTAGGCGCGCCCCTCGCAACGCTGAACCCGTTTATCGGCGTCGGCTTATTTACCGGTATTGTTCAAGCATGGGTGCGAAAACCGCAGGTCGCCGATATGGAAAACCTGACCACCGATGTAACGAGCATCAAAGGATGGTATAAAAATAAAATAGCGCACATTCTGTTGATCTTCTTTTTATCCAGCCTCGGCGGAGCAATCGGAAACTTTATCGCAGTGCCTGCACTGGTAAGCGGCTTATTATAAGGAAGCGTCCGGTACGATTGCCGTGGAGAGAATAATCAGAGCAACCGCATGGGACATCTTAAGCGGTTGCCTTCCTTGTTGTGCGAAATTTTATCTAAAATTTCGCAGCTTATTTTAAAAAGAGGATAATTGTACCGGACAAAAAAAACAGACGGCGCAGAAAACTAAAGATTAGGCAAGCATTTGAACCGCGAAGAGGTTCAACTCTGCTTGAATAGTCTTTAGTTTTCTGCGGGGTATCTAGCAAAGTGTCCGATACGATTACCGTGGAGGAAATGATGGAATCAATTCAAAGCAGGCTTTTGTCGATGCAAGATACGGCATATCGGGATTTTAATGCGAAACTCATCCCCACCGTTGACCCAAAACTCATGATTGGAATACGGACGCCTCTTTTACGAAAATTGGCGAAAGACCTGTTTAAGACGGAACCGAAGCAGGCTGCCGCTTTTATGCAAATCCTTCCGCATCGGTATTTTGAAGAAAACAATCTCCACGCATTCCTCATCGAAAATATCAAAGATTTTGACACCGCTATAACCGAAACGGAACGGTTTTTGCCGTTTATCGACAACTGGGCGACGTGCGATACCTTTGCACCGCCGCTCTTTAAAAAACATCCAGATGAGATATATCAAAAAATTTTGATCTGGATTCGATCACCCCGCACTTATACCGTCCGGTACGCCATCAATCTCTTGTTGGCAAATTACCTTGATGAGCTGTTTAAGCCGGAAATGCTCGACCTTGTTGCCTCTGTAAAATCGGACGAGTATTACATCAATATGATGATTGCGTGGTATTTCAGTTTTGCACTGATTAAACAGTACGATGCCGCGCTCCCTTATATCAAAAAGCAAACGCTTGCTCCCTTTACCCACAACAAAACCATTCAAAAAGCGATAGAGAGCCGCCGGATTTCCTCGGAAATAAAAGACTACCTGCGGACGCTGAAAGTGTAAGAGAAGGGCGGCTATACAGTCCATCGATAAGTGAACAATGAGAACATATCGATGGTATATTCTTGGTTAGTGATACATTCTCAATATCAAAGAATTCGTATATAATAATTGAATATGAATAACATTGGCTTAACCTATATTGATGCGGTTTTTTCACTTAGTTTTGAACGCCCATTCTCATTTTTGACAGCGCCCTCATTTGTATTTAGGAGTATTTTAGGAAGTCAGCTCCATTCTATTGCTTGTATTGCCCGCCAAAATACCTGTAAAACATGTCAATTTAATCGCTCATGTATCTATGCGGTTATTTTTGAAACAATCCTTGATAAAAACACTGCATTCCTAGCAGGAAGAGATAAAGGCTCTCATCCGTTCCGTATTCAAACTGATACGCCTTTTCAAATACGTACGCCGATGACGGAATTGAGACTGACAATACAGTTGTACGGATTTGCTATTCAGTATTTGCCGTATATTTTTTATGCAATCCAACAAGCAGGAAAGCAGGGGCTTTTTAAAGATAGAACGCGGTATAGGGTTTCAAGCGTAAAAGCTGCCGGGCAAGAGCTTTTGCAAGCTGATGAGAATTTACATACGGTATATGCCCCAAGCAGTGTAAGCTATGACTATAAGGGCAAAGCTGAAGAAACAGCTGCCGTTGTACCGGTTCATAAGACGATACACCTCTGTAGTCCGCTCCGGTTTAAGACCGGCGGAAAGTATACCCTGTCTTTTTCCGCTCAAGATTTTCTCTTGTGCATCCACCGCAGGCTTGTTACCTTGTGCAGTTTATATGGAAGTTATACACCTGCGGCATACACCCCTTCTGCTGATGTGCGTATCACCGCTAAAAAGCTTTCATGGCTCGACTATCAATATCACTCCCATCGGCAAGAAAAAATCATCAGTATGGGCGGCGCTACCGGTTCGTTTACACTAACCGGAAATATCACCGCATACGAGCAGTTTTTACTTAGCTTTGCAGACATTTTCGGTGCAGGAAAGAATACCAACTTTGGGTTGGGGGATGTACGGAGTGAAAAAGCCGGAGAAGATATTACGCTAAAAAGATAAAACGTCGATGGTGGCATATCTATAGTCTTGTGATATGTTGGCAATTCTATTCTTTTAAAAGTTTTGTACGGTCTACAATCGTGATCTTAAAGTTTTTTGCACGGTTTAAAATTGAAGTTTTTGTAATAGTACTCATGGTATATAAAAAACAACAAGCTGAAAGCCCAAAATTCGACCGCAATGCTTGAATTTTATATATTGTATTGTTCAGAATATCAGCTTGTTCTTTTTCATCAATAAAACTTTTGCATTCTATTATATTTAAACGATTCCAATCATCAATAAATACAACATCTAATTCATTATCTGTATTTTGTATTTTAATCTTAATATTTAGACTGATTTTATCATCTCTTAAATTTTTATTTTTTTGTATTGTTTGATACACATATTCTTCAAACCACCCACCGGTAAGATAACGCAGATTTCCGTATGTAAATTCAGCAGAGTTAAAACCGAATGCTTCTGCAATCTCACAAAATTCATTGATCGTTATGGAAGAAGATTCTTGTTGAGTTATTATATCTTCATTTCCTGCGGTAAGGTATTTCTGGTCTAATGAGCGTATATCCATC from the Treponema medium genome contains:
- a CDS encoding TraB/GumN family protein, with the translated sequence MNQTLKRITLNDKEIILLGTAHISKESIDDVEQCIHDEQPDCVCVELDEQRYKALTDEKQWQELDIVAVLKSGKGFLLLANLVLAAFQKRIGADVGVKPGDEMKAAITAAKELSIKTELVDRPIHITLKRAWAKNNLWGKSKLLATLLSSAFSTEKLSADEIEALKDKSEMDSMMAEMAEYLPQVKEALIDERDRYLATKIWNAAGKKTVAVLGAGHLEGTAAYIEKLQNGTAPNDVSDIADVPPKSGFAKISGWILPALIVLLIAAGFMKGGVAVSSALLVRWLLWNGSLAAFGTLLALGHPLSIITGFLGAPLATLNPFIGVGLFTGIVQAWVRKPQVADMENLTTDVTSIKGWYKNKIAHILLIFFLSSLGGAIGNFIAVPALVSGLL
- the cas6 gene encoding CRISPR system precrRNA processing endoribonuclease RAMP protein Cas6 → MNNIGLTYIDAVFSLSFERPFSFLTAPSFVFRSILGSQLHSIACIARQNTCKTCQFNRSCIYAVIFETILDKNTAFLAGRDKGSHPFRIQTDTPFQIRTPMTELRLTIQLYGFAIQYLPYIFYAIQQAGKQGLFKDRTRYRVSSVKAAGQELLQADENLHTVYAPSSVSYDYKGKAEETAAVVPVHKTIHLCSPLRFKTGGKYTLSFSAQDFLLCIHRRLVTLCSLYGSYTPAAYTPSADVRITAKKLSWLDYQYHSHRQEKIISMGGATGSFTLTGNITAYEQFLLSFADIFGAGKNTNFGLGDVRSEKAGEDITLKR
- a CDS encoding DNA alkylation repair protein, encoding MEEMMESIQSRLLSMQDTAYRDFNAKLIPTVDPKLMIGIRTPLLRKLAKDLFKTEPKQAAAFMQILPHRYFEENNLHAFLIENIKDFDTAITETERFLPFIDNWATCDTFAPPLFKKHPDEIYQKILIWIRSPRTYTVRYAINLLLANYLDELFKPEMLDLVASVKSDEYYINMMIAWYFSFALIKQYDAALPYIKKQTLAPFTHNKTIQKAIESRRISSEIKDYLRTLKV
- a CDS encoding tetratricopeptide repeat protein, with the translated sequence MKHLYRSISKKAVCICLVIGTLSCLSAQSAKPHTQSNRQVSKKPAAAGTTAKASEEIPPRVIFGQQLNTLLNEQKGDEAIALFETLPEEDRDSLSIRNLKVAVLVSTGRIKDAEETAKALEKQYPNDLNVLYTMTMVAQAKNDKKMRKTYLKKILKLDPDNVQALQEEGVDFYNQGSYKEAGETFSKILKKHPDNIQALIWCGKVYYLDNKMPEAEQCYRTALKYQPKNSLAIAELARIKSETNRMAEAIEDIQKAIELEPDAAPHWTDLGSYNLQIGRREEALAAFNRAIELVPDSYFIHIYLAGLNDDLGNKEDAIKHYKKVTELYPQYYFAYEGLGILLFEKKDWENSRRAFVNALRYAPTNIYYALSATVCSYKMKKKAEAKDFMSKYLKTIDRTKRETDYYLCRLFIDFAGDSDVNNRITKVKDETERLRKFFYLAEFYRLAGKGHLAEKFLLEIKTTPTPTFFEYRLAVSELAPDGDKTAQK